In the Drosophila virilis strain 15010-1051.87 chromosome 4, Dvir_AGI_RSII-ME, whole genome shotgun sequence genome, cttTGGTAGGggtcgaactcgcgacaggccgcaccacttgctatgcctctactcagcagccacaccaattataaagtacttatgataaaaaaggaactaaaataacattacaaaaaaagtcgcaattaccatgctgttagaatgcgaagcagacaatcattaatgtgtgtgtgtacatgtatacagaaattcttaaagctgctgcccactcaattgcgcagttgcatataactttggttttttcttaaccgaccattatgaaattttctcCCATTTTCAgtggattcagggtataaaaataattaaaatgataaTCATAAATACAGGGACACCAATTTAATTGCTGTCATCATCAGTTAATCGCATTCGCttgttttgaaaaatttatCATCTCTGGAAAAATTTTGAACTGAAATGGAGCCGTTGTGCAATACAAGAATTTAGCTCGCGTTGGAATTGTGAAGCTCTTTCGACATTGGGATCGGTTTTGAAATGGTATACTAATTTGTATGCAAGTTAAAGTCCTTTATGAATCCATTCTATAGAATCAGCATCTTTTTCAGCTTTAAAACTACCAGCAATACCTTGCGATTTGgccacatacatatgttttcTCGGCAAAGAAAACCTAGTTTCGTGGATTTAGTGGAAATTCCTTGCCAACTTTCTGAAATCCAGAAGCAATCTCGACCTTGAGAAATCCTGCCAACTATCCTATGCTTGTAGAAAATGATTAGCTCTTCTTAGGAGTTGATTGTGTAGAGCACGACGGTTCTtcgtttttataattttataagaCCTTAATGCTTgctgttttatattgtttccGTCTTTAGTTCTAGTGTATGATTCAGACTTGACAGAAAGTTGCTTTACAGAAAGCCCAATTGAAattttggccaagatatttTGTACCTTCTCCATTTCGAATGcgatctaaaatttcaattttggtctccaaagaaaaaaaaaattttttacttgtatttttcaacattttctctTAAGgatgcataaaatatataacaaaattaaaaatttataaataattgaatgaATATAAAACATATGTTGGCTTACATTTAATCTTAATgtgttaaaattaaatttaatgttaCGTTGGCCAAccaaattagaatatataaaatttgattaCCAAACGAGTCTGATTGCATTGATAGTTCACAAAATATTAACACATTTCAATTGATCTGACAATTTGGCTTATATCCACAAAAAGGGAGTTCCCCTAaatttgtgctatttataattgttaagACAAATTTGCTGGTATCCACAAAAAATGAATTTCCCTAAACTTGTAATACGAACATATTTCGTAAAAATTAAacttgagaaaaaaaaattaagctctACTAAATGGTTTAAACAAAAGACGTATTTATATCGTTTTTATATTTGGAAATAAGaaatattaacatttttgaagCGAAATATACgttcaaaataaattaatccAAGTCCATTCGATTTTCCAGAAAAAGACTTCCAGTGTGCATTTTAGATTCTTTCATTTTTAAGTGAGAGTTAAGCAAATCGTCCATTGTAATAGTAATTAAAGTTTTGTTAGTATTAGTACTTGCAAGATTTGAAGGCGATTGCAGTTTATCACTCGATCGCATAAATTGTCTCATTCTATATACAGAAGCATTTCTGCACATTTCTCGAAGGTCTGAACCAGAAAATCCAATTGTAAGTTTGGCTAAATGGTTATAGTCAACATTGTGATCGATTTCTTCAGTTGCCAATATTAGTTTAAGAATTTGCATTCTTTGAACTTCGGATGGAAGGCTTATGTGGAATTGAGCTGGCATTCTACGAACAATAGCCTTGTCAAGGTCCTGAGGGCGGTTAGTAGCACCCATTACAATTACTGCTGAGTTGGGATTCGTACTTAGTCCATCCCATAGCATCATGAACTGAGTTTTCATCATTGCCGTGGCCTCATGATCATTCGAATTACGCGCACGTAGAAATGAATCAATTTCATCTACAAAAATAATGCATGGCTGAATTTTTGCAGCTAACGAAAAAACTGCAGATGCAAGTTTTTGCGATTCTCCGTACCACTTGTCAGTAAGAATAGCCACATCTAAGTTAATAAACCTCATGCCCGCTTCCTTAGCAGTTGCTTTAGCAATTAATGTTTTCCCGCATCCTGGCGGTCCATGCAAAAGCACACCTCTGGGAGCTTGCCAAAGTTTTGATTCCTTAAACAAATCGCGATGTCGCACAGGTAAAACAACGGATTCTCGAAGATCCTGAATTACTGAATCTAAGCCCGCTATATCGCTCCATTTAACTGTTATGTCGGCTGGGACAATTAAGTGTGATGCAATCA is a window encoding:
- the nmd gene encoding outer mitochondrial transmembrane helix translocase, which encodes MDHFNFGGSEITRGHMFQMFLRISIASVITYYSVKWMMNQLDPTSKNKKKAKLLAEEQLKRLSKENNFNVNLQTFTDYELMIASHLIVPADITVKWSDIAGLDSVIQDLRESVVLPVRHRDLFKESKLWQAPRGVLLHGPPGCGKTLIAKATAKEAGMRFINLDVAILTDKWYGESQKLASAVFSLAAKIQPCIIFVDEIDSFLRARNSNDHEATAMMKTQFMMLWDGLSTNPNSAVIVMGATNRPQDLDKAIVRRMPAQFHISLPSEVQRMQILKLILATEEIDHNVDYNHLAKLTIGFSGSDLREMCRNASVYRMRQFMRSSDKLQSPSNLASTNTNKTLITITMDDLLNSHLKMKESKMHTGSLFLENRMDLD